CTGACCGCAGTATTCCCACATCTTGAGGAGGTCTGGGTTTCTGGACTGCACCTGCTTGTATGCCGCCACAGCCGCATGGGCACACTGGGCCGCAACTTTACCTTTGCCCATCTTCAGGTTGCAGTTGACAACCAGGATCATCTTGTAGCCCCCTCCTTCTCCCATCACTGATGCTTCAGGGGAGCCGGCCCCCATGGACCTCATCAGACTTTTGGGGGACGGACCCAAGAAGGCACGCAACTGCCAACCCAGGAGAAGCCCGCAACCAAGTCCGATCGTGATGCCCATGCCTAATGGGTTCTTCAGCATGTCCAATGGACCCTTGATGAGGTCCATGTTTATCCTGCAACACACATGTTGAAATTTGATTATATGCACTTTCTTAAATAAACATATTCTAAGGATTATATACTTATGTCCACTTTATAATGCTGTCCTAATCACTGTATGACTAGTGATCTAATCTAAAAATGGTTGCATATAGCTATCATGATACCGGGAACGTCGCaattttgcacaaaaatatgCAGATCTACTTACAATTGACTCCAAGACACCATCTTGTGTTTCTTTATGGACTATCACACTTATTTTGACATTGTTGATAGTGTATTTTAATAACGCACTCGGCCTGCGAGATTAAAATAGCACAATTCACTGTGGTAAATGTAATCAATTCTAATGCGGAAAGTGCTCGGCAAGACAACGTTCTATACGGTTTGTGCC
This portion of the Stigmatopora nigra isolate UIUO_SnigA chromosome 19, RoL_Snig_1.1, whole genome shotgun sequence genome encodes:
- the ptrh2 gene encoding peptidyl-tRNA hydrolase 2, mitochondrial isoform X1; its protein translation is MVSWSQLINMDLIKGPLDMLKNPLGMGITIGLGCGLLLGWQLRAFLGPSPKSLMRSMGAGSPEASVMGEGGGYKMILVVNCNLKMGKGKVAAQCAHAAVAAYKQVQSRNPDLLKMWEYCGQPKVVVKAPDEETLVQLMSLAKELRLPVSLIQDAGRTQIAAGSRTVLGIGPGPSDLIDTVSGDLKLF
- the ptrh2 gene encoding peptidyl-tRNA hydrolase 2, mitochondrial isoform X2 produces the protein MDLIKGPLDMLKNPLGMGITIGLGCGLLLGWQLRAFLGPSPKSLMRSMGAGSPEASVMGEGGGYKMILVVNCNLKMGKGKVAAQCAHAAVAAYKQVQSRNPDLLKMWEYCGQPKVVVKAPDEETLVQLMSLAKELRLPVSLIQDAGRTQIAAGSRTVLGIGPGPSDLIDTVSGDLKLF